One window from the genome of Malus domestica chromosome 01, GDT2T_hap1 encodes:
- the LOC103439262 gene encoding structural maintenance of chromosomes protein 2-1-like, with amino-acid sequence MYIKEVCLEGFKSYATRTVVPGFDPFFNAITGLNGSGKSNILDSICFVLGITNLQQVRAANLQELVYKQGQAGITKATVSIVFDNSDRARSPLGYEAQSEITVTRQIVVGGRNKYLINGKLAQPSQVQNLFHSVQLNVNNPHFLIMQGRITKVLNMKPPEILSMLEEAAGTRMYETKKEAALKTLEKKQSKVDEINTLLDQEILPALDKLRRERAQYMQWANGNADLDRLKRFCIAHEYIQAQRIRDSAASELEQVKARISEVDDDMRKMKGEIQEMETQVSKLTAEKEARMGGEVKSLSDKLDALSQDLVKEVSVLSNKEDTLGIENKNAEKIVNNIEDMKQSVKETDFAIRKAEEGAADLKKRAEELSQTLNEYEKDYQGVLAGKSSGNEEKCLEDQLGDAKVAVGNAETELKQLNTKISHCQRELKEKNKQLMSKREEADAVKSELTARKRDLENLENALKSVPYKEGQMEALQKDRASELGEVQKLRDEMRNLSAQLSNVEFAYRDPVNNFDRSKVKGVVAKLIKVKDSSTMTALEVTAGGKLFNVVVDTESTGKQLLQNGNLRRRVTIIPLNKIQPYTVHPRVQQAASKLVGKENAELALSLVGYDNELKSAMEFVFGSTFVCKTVDAAKEVAFNKEIRTPSVTLEGDIFQPSGLLTGGSRKGGGDLLRQLHELAETEQKLSVHQRRLTEIEAKITELLPLQKKFMDIKAQLELKSYDLSLFQGRAEQNEHHKLGELVKRIEQELLEAQFAAKEKQLLYEDCVNKVSLLEKSIKENDNSREGRLKDLEKKIKETKTQMQSASKNLKGHENEKEKLIMEKEAVIKELASLETQLASLRTQINNLISEVEEQRAKVGCTRNIHDSAQSELNSIRMKMKECDSQISGILKEQQTLQHKLSETNLERKKMENEVKRMEMEQKDCSTKVDRLVEKHAWIASEKQLFGKNGTDYDFSLRDPRNAREEFERLQAQQSGLEKRVNKKVMAMFEKAEDEYNDLMSKKNIIENDKSKIKKVIEELDEKKKETLKVTWVKVNSDFGSIFSTLLPGTMGKLEPPEGCSFLDGLEVRVAFGGVWKQSLSELSGGQRSLLALSLILALLLFKPAPLYILDEVDAALDLSHTQNIGRMIKTHFPHSQFIVVSLKEGMFNNANVLFRTKFVDGVSTVQRTAAAKHK; translated from the exons ATGTACATCAAGGAGGTATGCCTGGAGGGCTTCAAGTCCTACGCGACGAGGACGGTGGTGCCCGGCTTCGACCCCTTTTTCAACGCCATAACGGGTTTGAACGGGTCGGGCAAGTCCAACATCCTCGACTCCATCTGCTTTGTCTTGGGCATAACCAATTTGCAGCAGGTCCGCGCCGCCAACCTCCAGGAACTCGTCTACAAGCAGGGCCAGGCGGGAATCACCAAGGCCACGGTCTCCATCGTCTTCGACAATTCAGACCGTGCCCGTAGTCCCCTCGGATACGAGGCACAATCCGAAATCACCGTCACCCGTCAG ATTGTGGTTGGTGGAAGGAACAAGTATTTGATCAATGGGAAACTTGCACAGCCTAGTCAGGTCCAGAACCTTTTTCATTCAGTGCAGCTCAATGTTAACAACCCGCATTTTCTGATAATGCAAGGGCGCATTACCAAGGTTTTGAATATGAAACCACCCGAGATTCTCTCTATGCTTGAGGAGGCTGCTGGGACGAGAATGTATGAGACCAAGAAAGAGGCCGCTTTGAAGACACTTGAGAAGAAGCAGAGTAAAGTTGATGAGATCAATACGCTTCTTGACCAGGAGATACTGCCTGCCTTGGACAAGTTGAGGAGAGAAAGGGCCCAATATATGCAATGGGCTAATGGAAACGCTGACTTGGATCGCCTGAAAAGGTTTTGCATTGCGCATGAATATATTCAAGCACAGAGAATTAGAGACAGTGCAGCGTCTGAGCTGGAACAAGTGAAGGCCAGGATTTCCGAGGTTGATGATGATATGAGAAAGATGAAGGGAGAAATACAGGAAATGGAGACACAAGTGTCGAAGTTGACTGCTGAAAAGGAGGCTAGAATGGGTGGAGAAGTAAAATCTTTGTCTGACAAGTTAGATGCGCTTTCTCAAGATCTTGTGAAGGAAGTGTCCGTGTTGAGTAATAAAGAGGACACTCTTggtattgaaaataaaaatgctGAAAAG ATTGTTAACAATATTGAAGACATGAAGCAGTCTGTAAAAGAGACGGACTTTGCTATAAGAAAGGCTGAAGAAGGAGCAGCTGATTTGAAAAAGAGAGCAGAGGAACTTTCTCAGACACTGAATGAGTATGAAAAGGATTATCAG GGTGTACTAGCGGGCAAGAGCAGTGGAAATGAGGAGAAATGCCTCGAAGATCAATTGGGTGATGCCAAAGTAGCTGTTGGGAATGCTGAAACAGAACTAAAACAGCTGaacacaaaaataagtcattGTCAAAGGGAgttaaaagagaaaaataaacaacTAATGTCAAAACGTGAAGAAGCTGATGCGGTTAAGAGTGAACTTACCGCTAGAAAAAGAGATCTGGAAAATCTTGAAAATGCACTGAAGTCTGTTCCATATAAAGAGGGCCAGATGGAAGCATTACAAAAG GATCGTGCGTCTGAGTTGGGGGAGGTGCAGAAGTTGAGGGATGAAATGCGAAATCTTTCAGCTCAATTATCGAATGTTGAGTTTGCCTATCGGGATCCTGTGAATAACTTTGATAGGTCCAAGGTCAAGGGGGTAGTTGCAAAACTTATCAAAGTGAAGGATAGCTCCACCATGACTGCCTTAGAG GTTACTGCTGGTGGAaagttgtttaatgttgttgtAGACACAGAAAGTACAGGAAAACAACTTCTTCAGAATGGCAACCTTCGAAGAAGAGTAACAATTATACCTCTTAACAAAATACAACCGTATACTGTTCATCCTAGGGTTCAACAAGCTGCTTCTAAATTG GTTGGCAAGGAGAATGCAGAGCTTGCACTTTCTTTGGTTGGGTATGATAATGAATTGAAG AGTGCTATGGAATTCGTTTTTGGTTCAACCTTTGTTTGCAAAACCGTAGATGCTGCAAAGGAG GTTGCTTTTAACAAGGAAATTCGCACCCCAAGTGTCACTCTTGAAGGTGATATCTTTCAGCCTAGTGGCCTTTTGACTGGTGGAAGCCGCAA GGGTGGGGGTGATTTGTTAAGGCAACTTCACGAGCTGGCAGAGACTGAACAAAAACTTTCCGTGCATCAGAGAAGATTGACCGAAATTGAAGCTAAG ATTACAGAGCTTCTGCCTCTCCAGAAGAAGTTCATGGACATTAAAGCACAGTTAGAACTTAAATCCTATGACCTTTCATTATTCCAGGGCAGGGCTGAGCAAAATGAGCATCATAAG CTTGGTGAATTAGTAAAAAGGATTGAGCAGGAACTTCTAGAGGCACAATTTGCAGCAAAAGAAAAACAGCTGTTGTATGAAGATTGTGTGAATAAAGTTTCATTACTTGAGAaatcaatcaaagagaatgataATAGTCGGGAGGGAAGGCTCAAAGATCTTGAAAAGAagattaaagaaacaaaaactcaAATGCAATCAGCTTCAAAGAATCTCAAG GGTCATGAGAATGAAAAAGAGAAGCTTATTATGGAAAAGGAAGCTGTTATAAAGGAACTTGCATCTTTAGAGACTCAATTAGCTTCTTTGAGAACACAAATTAACAACCTAATTTCAGAAGTGGAAGAACAGAGAGCAAAG GTAGGTTGTACAAGAAATATTCATGATAGTGCTCAATCTGAGCTTAACTCAATTCGTATGAAGATGAAGGAATGTGATTCCCAAATTAGTGGCATTCTTAAGGAGCAACAAACACTTCAGCATAAACTTAGTGAGACAAATCttgaaaggaagaaaatggaaaatgag GTAAAACGAATGGAAATGGAGCAGAAAGATTGCTCTACCAAAGTTGATAGATTGGTAGAGAAACATGCCTGGATTGCATCTGAGAAACAGTTATTTGGTAAAAATGGGACTGATTATGATTTTTCCTTGCGGGATCCTCGTAATGCAAGGGAAGAATTTGAGAGACTGCAGGCCCAACAGTCTGG CCTTGAGAAAAGGGTGAATAAGAAAGTTATGGCCATGTTCGAGAAAGCAGAAGATGAGTACAATGACCTAATGTCTAAGAAGAACATCATTGAG AATGATAAGTCTAAGATCAAGAAGGTGATTGAAGAGCTGGatgagaaaaagaaggaaacacTGAAAGTTACTTGGGTAAAAGTTAACAG TGACTTTGGATCTATCTTTTCTACCCTTTTGCCTGGCACAATGGGAAAGCTTGAACCTCCTGAAGGGTGCAGCTTCTTAGATGGACTTGAGGTTCGTGTTGCATTTGGGGGTGTTTGGAAACAGTCCTTGTCAGAACTGAGTGGAGGTCAGCGATCTCTGCTTGCACTTTCTCTGATCTTGGCATTGCTTCTCTTCAAACCCGCCCCACTTTACATACTGGATGAG GTTGATGCGGCTCTAGATCTAAGCCACACGCAGAACATTGGAAGAATGATCAAAACTCATTTCCCCCACTCCCAG TTTATCGTGGTTTCGCTGAAAGAAGGCATGTTCAACAATGCCAACGTTCTTTTCCGAACGAAATTCGTGGATGGAGTTTCGACTGTTCAAAGGACTGCTGCAGCCAAGCACAAGTGA
- the LOC103417848 gene encoding probable aquaporin TIP5-1 — MARIALTARLQKAITPSALRSYLAEFISTFFFVFTVVGSMMSSRKLMPDTASDPASLVMVAVANAFALSSTMYIAANVSGGHINPAVTFGMAVGGHISVLNAICYWISQMMASIMACLLLKVTTVGQHVPTYGITEEMTGFGASVLEGVLTFGLVYTVYVAGDRRHGAFGGVGPLAVGFMAGANVLATGPFSGGSMNPACAFGSAVVSGSFRNQAVYWVGPLIGAAVAGLLYDNVVYPTQSPDSLTGFSSINVS, encoded by the exons ATGGCTAGGATTGCATTGACCGCTCGACTTCAGAAAGCAATCACTCCCAGCGCCCTCCGATCTTATCTTGCAGAGTTCATATCAACCTTCTTCTTCGTGTTCACCGTTGTTGGCTCCATGATGTCGTCAA GGAAGTTGATGCCGGATACTGCATCGGATCCAGCAAGTTTGGTGATGGTTGCCGTCGCCAACGCCTTCGCATTGTCCTCGACCATGTACATTGCAGCCAACGTCTCCGGCGGCCACATCAACCCGGCAGTCACCTTTGGCATGGCGGTCGGAGGACACATTAGTGTTCTCAATGCCATCTGCTACTGGATTTCTCAGATGATGGCTTCTATCATGGCATGCCTTCTCTTGAAAGTCACAACTGTTGGACAG CATGTTCCGACCTACGGAATCACCGAAGAGATGACGGGTTTTGGGGCGTCGGTTTTGGAGGGCGTGCTGACATTTGGGCTGGTGTACACAGTTTATGTTGCCGGTGACCGAAGGCATGGTGCATTTGGGGGCGTTGGACCCCTGGCAGTTGGATTCATGGCAGGAGCCAATGTTTTAGCAACGGGGCCGTTCTCTGGTGGGTCTATGAACCCGGCTTGTGCATTCGGGTCGGCAGTCGTTTCCGGCAGTTTCAGGAACCAGGCGGTTTATTGGGTGGGGCCTCTGATTGGCGCGGCGGTTGCTGGACTACTGTATGATAATGTGGTGTACCCTACCCAATCTCCGGATTCTCTTACGGGATTTTCTTCGATTAATGTTTCTTAG